The Sulfitobacter guttiformis genome contains a region encoding:
- the lpdA gene encoding dihydrolipoyl dehydrogenase, whose protein sequence is MADTSFDLIVIGAGPGGYVAAIRGAQLGMKVCIIERENLGGICLNWGCIPTKAMLRSSEVFHLMHRAKEFGLKVEGISYDLDAVVKRSRRVAGQLSGGIGHLMKKNKVTVIMGEATIPSKGKVSVKTDKDTQELTAKNIVLATGARARELPGLEADGKLVWTYRHALQPPHMPKKLLVIGSGAIGIEFASFYNTLGTDTTVVEVMDRVLPVEDAEISAFAKKAFEKQGMKIMQKAMVKKLDRAGDKVTAHIEVGGSVEKHEFDTVISAVGIVGNVENLGLEELGVKIDRTHVVTDEYCRTGIEGLYAIGDIAGAPWLAHKASHEGVMVAELIAGNHAHPVKPESIAGCTYCHPQVASVGYTEAKAKELGFEIKVGRFPFIGNGKAIALGEESGMIKTIFDAKTGELLGAHMVGAEVTELIQGYVIGRQLETTEEDLMNTVFPHPTLSEMMHEAVLDAYGRVIHM, encoded by the coding sequence ATGGCTGACACATCCTTTGATCTCATTGTTATTGGTGCTGGACCGGGGGGCTATGTGGCGGCAATCCGGGGTGCACAACTCGGCATGAAAGTCTGCATCATCGAGCGCGAGAACCTCGGTGGCATCTGCCTCAACTGGGGGTGTATCCCGACAAAGGCAATGCTGCGCTCGTCCGAGGTCTTCCATCTGATGCACCGCGCCAAGGAATTCGGTCTCAAGGTCGAAGGCATCAGCTATGATCTGGATGCGGTCGTCAAACGCTCCCGCAGGGTGGCGGGCCAGCTTTCGGGTGGCATCGGCCATCTGATGAAAAAGAACAAAGTTACTGTTATCATGGGGGAGGCGACCATTCCCTCCAAGGGCAAGGTCAGCGTAAAGACCGACAAGGATACCCAAGAACTTACTGCCAAAAATATTGTGCTGGCTACCGGCGCCCGCGCCCGCGAGTTGCCGGGCCTTGAGGCGGACGGCAAGCTTGTGTGGACCTACCGTCACGCTTTGCAACCGCCCCATATGCCGAAGAAACTGTTGGTCATCGGTTCGGGCGCGATCGGCATCGAATTCGCCAGCTTCTACAACACGCTTGGCACCGATACGACTGTGGTCGAGGTGATGGACCGTGTTTTGCCGGTGGAAGACGCAGAAATTTCGGCCTTCGCCAAAAAAGCTTTCGAAAAGCAGGGCATGAAGATCATGCAAAAAGCGATGGTCAAAAAGCTCGACCGTGCAGGGGACAAAGTGACCGCCCATATCGAAGTGGGCGGATCTGTAGAGAAACATGAATTTGATACGGTAATCAGCGCCGTCGGTATTGTCGGCAATGTGGAAAACCTCGGGCTTGAGGAGCTGGGCGTCAAGATCGACCGCACCCATGTCGTCACGGATGAATACTGCCGTACAGGCATCGAGGGGCTCTATGCCATTGGCGATATCGCAGGCGCCCCTTGGCTCGCACATAAGGCCAGCCATGAAGGCGTGATGGTGGCAGAGCTGATCGCGGGCAACCACGCGCATCCGGTCAAACCAGAAAGCATTGCGGGCTGCACCTATTGTCACCCGCAAGTGGCCTCCGTCGGGTATACAGAGGCGAAGGCAAAAGAGCTGGGTTTCGAGATCAAGGTCGGGCGCTTCCCGTTCATTGGCAACGGCAAGGCAATCGCTCTGGGTGAAGAAAGCGGGATGATCAAAACCATCTTCGACGCAAAAACCGGTGAGCTTTTGGGCGCGCATATGGTTGGGGCCGAAGTGACCGAACTGATTCAGGGTTATGTGATCGGTCGGCAACTTGAAACCACCGAAGAAGATCTTATGAATACCGTCTTCCCACATCCGACCCTGTCAGAAATGATGCACGAGGCTGTTCTGGATGCTTATGGGCGTGTAATTCACATGTAG
- the queA gene encoding tRNA preQ1(34) S-adenosylmethionine ribosyltransferase-isomerase QueA has product MKLSDFDFDLPETLIAVRPAQPRSSARLLVAEGGKIHDGHVTDLTKWLRAGDRLVLNDTRVIPARLTGVRHRDSAQGPVSAKVEVTLLEPQAEAGVWSALVKPLKKLKPGEDVIFSDNLRATLVGVADGQGYLRFNLEGDDFDTALNAAGAMPLPPYIAAKRPADAQDKIDYQTVWAKNSGAVAAPTASLHFDAPLLEVLRDMGVVFSYVTLHVGAGTFLPVKVDDISEHKMHAEWGQVSAQASAEIAATKAAGGRVIPVGTTALRLIETAGKGGTITPWEGDTDIFITPGFIFNVADALMTNFHLPRSTLMMLVSALMGAQTIRDIYSHAINENYRFFSYGDASLLIPPRKSD; this is encoded by the coding sequence ATGAAACTAAGTGATTTTGACTTTGACCTGCCCGAAACCCTGATTGCCGTGCGCCCTGCGCAGCCGCGCTCATCTGCGCGACTGTTGGTGGCAGAAGGCGGCAAGATCCATGATGGCCATGTAACCGATCTGACCAAATGGTTGCGCGCCGGTGACCGGCTGGTTCTGAATGATACCCGCGTCATTCCTGCGCGCCTTACAGGAGTGCGCCACCGCGACAGCGCCCAAGGGCCCGTAAGTGCGAAGGTCGAGGTGACTCTGCTGGAACCGCAGGCGGAAGCGGGCGTATGGTCTGCCTTGGTCAAACCGCTCAAAAAGCTCAAACCAGGCGAGGATGTGATTTTTTCCGACAATCTGCGTGCCACTTTGGTCGGGGTCGCGGACGGTCAGGGATATCTTCGGTTCAACCTTGAGGGCGATGATTTTGACACGGCCTTGAATGCCGCAGGAGCGATGCCGCTTCCGCCCTATATTGCCGCCAAACGCCCCGCGGATGCACAGGACAAGATCGATTACCAAACCGTCTGGGCCAAAAACTCCGGCGCGGTTGCGGCCCCGACGGCCTCGCTGCATTTCGATGCGCCCCTATTGGAAGTGTTGCGCGATATGGGGGTCGTGTTTTCCTACGTCACGCTGCATGTGGGTGCGGGTACTTTCCTGCCGGTAAAGGTCGACGATATTTCCGAGCACAAGATGCACGCCGAATGGGGGCAGGTCAGTGCACAGGCCAGCGCCGAGATCGCCGCGACCAAAGCTGCCGGCGGCCGCGTGATACCTGTGGGAACGACCGCCCTGCGCCTGATCGAGACAGCAGGCAAAGGCGGCACAATTACCCCGTGGGAGGGCGATACGGACATCTTTATTACGCCCGGGTTCATCTTTAACGTGGCTGACGCATTGATGACCAATTTCCACCTGCCACGTTCGACCCTGATGATGCTGGTATCGGCGCTGATGGGCGCACAGACAATCCGTGATATTTATTCCCATGCAATTAACGAAAACTATCGTTTCTTCTCTTACGGAGATGCATCACTCCTGATACCGCCGCGCAAAAGCGACTGA
- a CDS encoding DUF924 family protein has protein sequence MVAPEQVLEFWLDKVGPKGWYAVDEAVDAEIRERFMTTWEAARAGGLSLWLTYPSGALAYLILTDQFSRNMFRDNGTAFALDTAALGVAKLSICKGWDLKIDAAARQFFYLPLMHSENLCDQDRCIRLMVERMPPSAANNLLQTQAHREVIRQFGRFPYRNDALSRQPTRGEQDYAAKGGYGHTLRQLQADVAA, from the coding sequence ATGGTGGCTCCCGAACAGGTGCTCGAATTCTGGCTGGACAAAGTTGGACCAAAGGGCTGGTACGCCGTGGATGAGGCGGTCGACGCTGAAATCCGTGAGCGGTTCATGACCACTTGGGAGGCGGCAAGGGCAGGCGGTCTAAGCCTGTGGCTGACCTACCCTTCAGGTGCGTTGGCCTACCTTATTCTGACCGATCAATTTTCCCGCAACATGTTCCGCGACAATGGCACTGCTTTCGCGCTTGATACAGCAGCGCTTGGCGTTGCCAAGCTGTCGATCTGCAAAGGCTGGGATCTCAAGATTGACGCCGCCGCGCGCCAGTTTTTCTACCTGCCCTTGATGCACTCCGAAAACCTGTGTGATCAGGATCGTTGCATCCGCCTCATGGTCGAGCGGATGCCCCCTTCAGCAGCGAACAACCTTCTTCAAACGCAGGCACACCGCGAAGTTATCCGGCAGTTTGGTCGCTTTCCCTATCGCAACGATGCTCTCTCGCGGCAACCCACGCGCGGCGAGCAGGATTATGCTGCAAAGGGTGGCTATGGTCATACCCTGCGACAGCTTCAGGCCGATGTCGCTGCCTAA
- a CDS encoding MFS transporter produces the protein MWQVLTSAWALLFGMFLLMLGNGMQGTLLGIRGDIEGFDTFAMSIVMSAYFVGFLGGSRLAPLMIKRVGHVRVFAALASAISAVMILYPTFPHVWVWTLGRVLIGFCFSAVYVTAESWLNNAADNSNRGQALSLYMIVQTLGIVTAQALLLVAEPDGFVLFVIPSVLVSMAITPILLSISPTPAFASTKPMSLKSLMDASPLGCVGMFILGGIFSAQFGMSSVYGAEAGLSVAQISTFVATFFIGAVFLQYPIGWISDRMDRRYLIIVVSVGGALGCLLGMVQGHIFTLLLVSAFVIGGMANPLYSLLIAHTNDFLDHDDMAAASGGLLFINGLGAILGPVITGWMMGTSLGPGGFYLFTGVLFVVLVLYAIYRSTVRAALPADETGSYVPMGPTGTSVAMEIAQEYAIETELETGDTTQKPE, from the coding sequence ATGTGGCAAGTCCTCACCAGTGCTTGGGCCCTTCTGTTCGGCATGTTCCTGCTGATGCTGGGCAACGGCATGCAGGGAACGTTGTTGGGTATTCGCGGCGACATCGAGGGGTTTGATACCTTTGCGATGTCGATTGTGATGTCGGCCTATTTCGTGGGATTCCTCGGCGGTTCGCGGCTTGCACCACTAATGATCAAGCGGGTGGGCCATGTGCGTGTATTTGCTGCACTGGCCTCAGCGATTTCTGCGGTAATGATTCTTTATCCAACATTCCCGCACGTCTGGGTCTGGACACTGGGGCGCGTTCTGATCGGGTTCTGCTTTTCTGCGGTTTACGTCACGGCGGAAAGCTGGCTCAACAATGCTGCGGATAATTCGAACCGCGGTCAGGCGCTGTCGCTTTATATGATCGTCCAGACACTGGGCATCGTGACGGCGCAGGCGCTGCTTCTGGTTGCGGAGCCTGACGGGTTTGTATTGTTTGTGATCCCCTCGGTGCTGGTTAGCATGGCAATCACACCGATTTTGCTGTCGATCAGCCCCACTCCCGCCTTTGCGAGCACTAAACCAATGAGCCTCAAGTCGTTGATGGATGCATCACCGTTGGGCTGTGTGGGGATGTTCATTCTGGGCGGTATCTTCTCGGCGCAGTTCGGGATGTCCTCGGTCTATGGCGCCGAGGCGGGGCTGAGCGTTGCGCAGATCTCTACGTTTGTGGCGACCTTCTTTATTGGCGCGGTATTTTTGCAGTACCCCATCGGGTGGATCTCCGACCGCATGGACCGCCGCTATCTGATTATTGTGGTGTCGGTCGGCGGCGCGCTTGGGTGTCTGTTGGGTATGGTTCAGGGCCACATCTTTACGCTTTTGCTGGTGTCGGCATTTGTGATCGGGGGCATGGCAAATCCGCTTTACTCCTTGTTGATTGCCCACACTAACGACTTTCTCGATCATGATGACATGGCCGCAGCCTCTGGCGGATTACTATTCATCAACGGGCTGGGGGCCATTTTGGGGCCTGTGATCACAGGTTGGATGATGGGCACCTCGCTGGGGCCTGGCGGGTTCTACCTGTTCACAGGCGTCTTGTTTGTCGTTTTGGTCCTCTACGCGATCTACCGCTCGACCGTACGTGCAGCACTTCCCGCTGACGAAACGGGCTCCTACGTGCCAATGGGTCCGACAGGGACAAGCGTTGCGATGGAGATCGCACAGGAATACGCCATCGAGACCGAATTGGAGACCGGAGACACAACGCAAAAACCTGAATAA
- a CDS encoding DUF3971 domain-containing protein yields the protein MPRKLVAPTSVPRRNGTVMVAPVSSDRNLMADSTPPVLPEVAKPAKRRKPPHRRRGWFLLMVGLFNAVWSLLVMTALAAIAAVYFFYDRPVVLPDWVDTRIEERLAAEFPLVKITFGEVRLLMQEGWRPRVRLRNVAVSGLDGSELIRLSEVRIRLSMDALRGGKVKPAEVAIQGVFATVIREQDGSFALVTDFARGGKTDAKGAPLGRVVQGIDTVLLQPGIADLAYAEVRGLTLQFVDRRAGTSFTVDGGRMIAERADGALLASADFAVLGSGNTATTLSANYTSVIGTSEAQFGVRIDDARTTDFASQSPAFAWMGALRAPISGAVRSGVRADGTLAPLSATLQIGAGVVQPNEATQPIPFDGARTYFTYDAALGLLEFDELSVDSKWVTARAEGTASLTGLRDGALEALVGQFSVTQLRANPLGLYPEPVEVTGADIDFRLQTKPFKIDIGRLDIFDGPQTRHAFGTLTAQPEGWQVALDARADAIDADRIVELWPRALKTKTRDWLAANLLAADITNADFAFRLLPGQKPRTYLAFDYQAASVKFLRTLPPLTQARGHASMDGKRFVVSLDEGEVNAEVGGTVSVTRSSFILPDLGVKGGTPAIVRLNARGPLTAALWALDQPPMGVMGKTGLPVDIADGEAVVNGTLAFPLIKGGSPADVVFDVTGDLVNLSSDKLIKGRTLDAPRMALIANNSGVEIFGAGTLEGVPFDGRWQQPIGAGSQKSSLRGSAQLTPAGLLAFNVGLPEKMMTGSTAATVGIDFERGQAPRMTLRSDLRGATLQIPQIGWRKASGEAGKLDMAIRLGAQPEVTAISLSGAGLNAQGTITLAQGGGLGVLELSQLQMLDWLDVRAALVGQGAGRAPQVVVRSGRLDLRTASFGAQGGGSSVPRASGTPAPPMRVVLDRLQVTDTLWLQGLAGEFGTAGGLDGPFEARVNGGTGVSGRVVPQNGRTAVRLTSADAGGVLRSAGVAKQAVGGSLDLSLIPVGSGGAFDGQLSVEGISIRDAPSMAALVNSLSIVGLVNEMNGDGIYFDEVEAAFRLSPNRMTLTQGSATGASLGLSMDGVFETDTGQIAMQGVVTPVYLLNGIGSILTRKGEGLLGFNYSLSGNAKAPAVSVNPLSILAPGALRNIFRAPLTEAPQVDGETAPAPQEPAQTPVERRYEGR from the coding sequence ATGCCGCGCAAACTTGTCGCGCCGACCAGCGTACCTCGACGAAATGGCACCGTAATGGTTGCCCCCGTATCCAGTGACCGGAACCTGATGGCCGATTCCACCCCTCCTGTACTTCCCGAAGTGGCCAAACCGGCAAAGCGTAGGAAGCCGCCACATCGCAGGCGGGGCTGGTTCTTGCTTATGGTCGGATTGTTCAATGCGGTCTGGTCGCTGCTGGTTATGACGGCCTTGGCCGCAATCGCCGCTGTCTACTTCTTCTATGACCGCCCTGTTGTGTTGCCCGACTGGGTCGATACCCGCATCGAGGAGCGTCTCGCCGCCGAGTTTCCGCTGGTAAAAATCACCTTCGGCGAGGTGCGCCTGCTCATGCAAGAAGGCTGGCGCCCGCGTGTGCGTTTGCGCAATGTGGCGGTATCCGGTCTGGACGGAAGCGAACTGATCCGCCTGTCGGAGGTTCGTATCCGCCTGTCGATGGACGCGCTGCGCGGCGGAAAGGTCAAGCCGGCGGAGGTCGCGATCCAAGGCGTGTTTGCTACAGTTATTCGGGAGCAGGATGGTAGTTTTGCCCTTGTCACAGACTTTGCCAGAGGCGGAAAAACAGATGCAAAGGGTGCGCCGCTGGGCCGCGTGGTGCAGGGGATTGATACCGTTTTGCTGCAGCCCGGCATCGCCGATCTTGCTTATGCCGAAGTGCGTGGCCTCACCTTGCAATTTGTCGACCGCAGGGCAGGAACCAGCTTTACCGTCGATGGCGGCCGCATGATCGCAGAACGGGCGGATGGCGCACTCCTCGCTAGCGCCGATTTCGCGGTTTTGGGCAGCGGCAACACCGCGACGACACTTTCGGCAAACTATACCAGTGTGATTGGAACGTCCGAAGCTCAGTTTGGCGTTCGCATCGACGATGCGCGCACAACCGATTTTGCATCCCAAAGCCCTGCATTTGCGTGGATGGGCGCGCTGAGGGCACCGATCAGTGGCGCGGTGCGATCAGGCGTGCGCGCGGATGGGACGCTCGCCCCGCTCAGCGCGACACTCCAGATCGGCGCAGGCGTAGTTCAGCCTAACGAGGCCACGCAACCTATCCCGTTTGATGGCGCGCGCACATATTTTACCTATGATGCCGCTCTTGGATTGCTGGAGTTCGACGAGCTGTCGGTGGACAGCAAATGGGTCACTGCACGGGCCGAGGGCACAGCCTCACTCACAGGTCTGCGCGACGGCGCGTTAGAGGCGTTGGTGGGACAGTTTTCTGTCACCCAGTTGCGCGCCAACCCCCTGGGCCTTTACCCCGAGCCGGTGGAGGTGACAGGCGCAGATATTGATTTCCGTTTACAAACCAAACCTTTCAAAATCGACATCGGACGGCTCGATATCTTTGATGGCCCCCAGACGCGACATGCCTTCGGCACGCTGACCGCCCAACCAGAAGGCTGGCAGGTGGCGCTTGATGCGCGAGCGGATGCAATCGATGCAGACCGGATCGTAGAGCTGTGGCCGAGAGCGTTAAAAACCAAAACCCGCGACTGGCTCGCGGCAAATCTTTTGGCTGCTGATATCACTAACGCTGACTTTGCTTTTCGCCTTTTACCGGGGCAAAAGCCGCGCACTTATCTTGCATTTGACTATCAGGCGGCCTCGGTAAAATTTTTGCGTACGCTGCCGCCTCTGACGCAGGCCCGTGGTCATGCCAGTATGGATGGTAAACGCTTTGTTGTTTCCCTCGACGAAGGTGAGGTCAACGCAGAGGTCGGTGGCACGGTATCGGTCACGCGGTCGTCGTTTATTCTCCCCGATCTGGGAGTGAAGGGCGGCACCCCCGCAATTGTCCGGCTTAACGCCCGCGGCCCGCTCACCGCAGCACTTTGGGCGCTGGATCAACCGCCGATGGGTGTGATGGGCAAGACCGGTCTGCCGGTAGACATTGCCGACGGCGAGGCAGTTGTGAACGGAACGCTCGCCTTTCCGCTGATCAAGGGGGGCAGTCCGGCGGATGTGGTATTTGATGTCACCGGCGATCTGGTGAACCTCAGCAGTGACAAGCTCATCAAGGGGCGTACCCTCGATGCGCCGCGCATGGCCCTCATCGCCAATAACAGTGGCGTCGAGATTTTCGGCGCGGGCACACTCGAGGGGGTGCCGTTTGACGGCCGCTGGCAGCAGCCTATCGGTGCGGGTTCGCAGAAAAGTAGCCTTCGCGGCTCCGCACAGTTAACGCCCGCAGGGCTGTTAGCGTTCAATGTGGGTCTGCCGGAGAAAATGATGACAGGCAGCACCGCCGCCACCGTCGGCATTGATTTCGAGCGTGGACAGGCGCCGCGGATGACCTTGCGCTCTGATTTGCGTGGCGCAACCTTGCAAATCCCGCAAATCGGCTGGCGTAAGGCCTCCGGTGAGGCCGGGAAGCTTGATATGGCGATCCGGCTGGGCGCGCAGCCCGAGGTGACGGCAATATCGCTGAGTGGTGCAGGCCTTAACGCGCAGGGCACGATTACCTTGGCGCAGGGCGGCGGGCTGGGTGTGTTGGAGCTGAGCCAGCTTCAAATGCTGGATTGGCTTGACGTGCGCGCAGCATTGGTCGGGCAGGGGGCTGGGCGCGCTCCGCAGGTTGTAGTGCGCAGCGGCCGCCTTGATCTGCGCACAGCGAGTTTCGGTGCACAGGGTGGCGGCAGTAGCGTTCCGCGCGCATCAGGCACGCCCGCACCGCCCATGCGCGTGGTGCTAGACCGCTTGCAGGTGACCGATACGCTTTGGCTTCAGGGGCTCGCAGGCGAGTTCGGGACCGCAGGCGGTCTTGATGGTCCGTTCGAGGCCCGGGTGAACGGCGGCACAGGTGTGTCGGGCCGCGTGGTTCCGCAAAACGGCCGCACAGCAGTGCGCCTCACGTCGGCGGATGCTGGCGGGGTGCTACGCTCGGCCGGTGTGGCGAAACAGGCGGTCGGTGGCAGTCTCGATCTGTCATTGATCCCTGTCGGCAGCGGCGGTGCCTTCGATGGACAACTGAGCGTAGAGGGTATCTCGATCCGCGATGCCCCTTCAATGGCAGCGCTGGTCAACTCGCTCTCGATCGTAGGGCTGGTCAACGAGATGAACGGGGACGGCATCTATTTTGACGAGGTAGAGGCCGCGTTCCGCCTCAGCCCTAACCGCATGACCCTCACTCAAGGCAGCGCGACAGGTGCATCGCTTGGTCTGTCGATGGACGGAGTGTTCGAAACCGACACTGGCCAGATCGCAATGCAGGGGGTCGTGACGCCGGTTTACCTGCTCAACGGAATCGGTTCTATTTTGACGCGCAAGGGCGAAGGGTTGCTTGGCTTCAACTACAGCTTGAGCGGGAACGCAAAAGCGCCCGCAGTCTCGGTTAACCCGCTGTCAATTCTTGCACCGGGCGCGCTGCGCAATATATTTCGCGCGCCCCTCACAGAGGCGCCGCAGGTTGACGGCGAAACAGCGCCTGCACCGCAGGAACCTGCGCAAACGCCCGTTGAACGCCGCTACGAAGGGCGCTAG
- a CDS encoding DUF4394 domain-containing protein — protein MTFKTVSTATFLSLAAGSAFAAGHATTTGYGLIDEGSAIVVFTDMASPAGATKVVLTGGTVDAIAYRPVTGDLVGFSKAGMIYTIDPQTGALTDTGATFGDDVTMADDAAVALDFNNAIDAVRAVSSDGVNVVYFPKEFADERANTVKRFTDLAYAEGDVNAGATPLIFANAYTNAVNGAKQETTAQYAIDAGLDALVTLANNEGTLATVAPLTLDGAPFDVSDMGGFDIISAAAGEDTAIALLGAEGSETSGIYQIDLATGAATLMGDTGMGGFSGFAAKIN, from the coding sequence ATGACGTTCAAGACAGTTTCCACCGCTACATTCCTTTCCTTGGCTGCCGGCTCGGCCTTTGCTGCAGGTCATGCCACAACAACAGGGTACGGATTGATCGACGAAGGCAGCGCGATTGTAGTATTCACCGATATGGCATCACCCGCAGGCGCTACAAAAGTTGTCCTGACTGGTGGTACAGTTGATGCAATCGCCTACCGTCCTGTAACGGGAGATCTGGTCGGGTTTTCCAAAGCCGGAATGATCTATACCATTGATCCCCAAACCGGTGCGCTGACAGACACGGGCGCTACATTTGGTGATGATGTCACGATGGCAGATGACGCTGCTGTTGCACTCGACTTTAACAACGCGATTGACGCGGTACGTGCTGTGTCCTCCGACGGTGTAAACGTTGTCTACTTCCCGAAAGAATTTGCAGACGAGCGCGCCAACACAGTCAAGCGTTTCACCGATCTGGCCTATGCTGAAGGCGACGTAAATGCCGGTGCAACACCGTTGATATTTGCTAACGCCTACACAAATGCGGTCAATGGCGCAAAGCAGGAAACAACAGCACAGTATGCGATTGATGCCGGCCTTGATGCGCTCGTGACGCTGGCCAACAACGAAGGCACGCTGGCCACTGTTGCTCCCCTGACACTTGACGGTGCACCGTTTGATGTGTCCGATATGGGTGGCTTTGACATCATCTCGGCAGCGGCGGGCGAAGACACCGCAATTGCACTTCTGGGTGCCGAAGGCTCAGAGACATCCGGCATCTATCAGATTGACCTTGCGACAGGCGCCGCAACGTTGATGGGCGATACAGGCATGGGTGGCTTTAGCGGATTTGCAGCGAAGATTAATTAA
- a CDS encoding peroxiredoxin codes for MPEISENAPDFTLPVTGGGDVTLTALKGAPVVLFFYPRDDTPGCTKESIGFSAQLAEFEAAGAKVFGISRDTMAKHDKFVAKHDLTVPLLSDAEGTVTEAYGVWVEKSMYGKTSMGIERATFLIASDGTIAQVWRKVKVPGHVEEVLDAVRAL; via the coding sequence ATGCCCGAAATATCTGAAAATGCCCCTGATTTTACGCTTCCTGTGACAGGCGGTGGCGATGTTACGCTTACTGCACTGAAAGGCGCGCCCGTAGTTCTGTTTTTCTATCCACGCGACGACACGCCAGGCTGCACCAAGGAAAGCATCGGCTTTTCCGCACAACTGGCAGAATTTGAAGCCGCCGGGGCCAAGGTTTTTGGTATTTCGCGCGATACGATGGCAAAACATGACAAATTTGTAGCCAAACATGATTTGACTGTGCCGCTGCTGTCGGATGCAGAGGGTACCGTAACAGAAGCCTACGGCGTATGGGTCGAAAAGAGCATGTACGGAAAGACATCCATGGGCATCGAGCGCGCGACATTTTTGATCGCCTCGGATGGCACCATCGCGCAGGTCTGGCGCAAGGTGAAGGTACCCGGCCACGTAGAAGAGGTGCTGGACGCAGTTCGCGCCCTATGA
- a CDS encoding ferritin-like domain-containing protein codes for MMTLAQMADAVLRTADGREKTALSHKYAAAWRSARADGSHPEIGTASPPDHPARPQAPELLSPRDVPHRKPGTPEGRIAMMHAVAHIELNAVDLHWDIIARFSHIDMPIGYYDDWVKAADEESKHFNLMCDCLEAAGSFYGALPAHAGMWQAATDTADDFMGRLAVVPMVLEARGLDVTPNMIRLFKQAKEGQAVEALEVIYAEEVHHVAYGSKWFHFLCGRHDLDPTPKFHALVRQYFHGQLKPPFNEEKRAEAGIPPDFYWPLAQST; via the coding sequence ATGATGACGCTGGCGCAGATGGCGGATGCGGTTTTGCGCACCGCTGACGGTCGCGAGAAAACGGCGCTGTCGCATAAATACGCGGCAGCGTGGCGCTCCGCGCGTGCGGACGGGTCGCATCCCGAAATCGGAACTGCCTCTCCCCCCGATCATCCCGCCCGCCCCCAAGCGCCAGAGCTCTTGAGCCCGCGGGATGTGCCCCACCGCAAACCGGGCACACCGGAGGGGCGGATCGCGATGATGCATGCTGTGGCCCATATCGAGTTGAACGCGGTGGATTTGCACTGGGATATCATCGCACGCTTTTCTCACATAGATATGCCCATTGGTTATTATGACGACTGGGTGAAAGCCGCAGATGAAGAGTCCAAGCATTTCAATCTGATGTGTGATTGCCTTGAAGCTGCGGGCAGCTTCTACGGTGCATTGCCTGCACATGCGGGTATGTGGCAGGCAGCAACCGATACGGCTGATGATTTTATGGGCAGACTTGCTGTTGTGCCGATGGTTTTGGAGGCACGCGGTCTCGATGTCACCCCAAACATGATACGACTGTTCAAGCAGGCCAAGGAAGGTCAGGCAGTAGAAGCGCTCGAAGTGATTTATGCAGAAGAAGTGCACCACGTTGCCTACGGCTCCAAGTGGTTCCATTTCTTATGCGGGCGTCATGACCTTGATCCTACACCGAAATTTCACGCGCTCGTGCGGCAATATTTCCACGGCCAACTCAAACCGCCCTTCAACGAGGAAAAACGCGCCGAAGCAGGTATTCCCCCGGATTTCTACTGGCCATTGGCCCAGTCCACTTGA